From Hydractinia symbiolongicarpus strain clone_291-10 chromosome 11, HSymV2.1, whole genome shotgun sequence, the proteins below share one genomic window:
- the LOC130614643 gene encoding uncharacterized protein LOC130614643: protein MELQKESNVGMPGKWIYGVTHKYTKVLVATTTTFSNGTTITTFANGTTHITTTTGTTGTTGTTGTTGTTGTSVMTYSNGTTITTFANGTTVITTMTGTTGTTGTTGTTGTTGTSVMTYSNGTTITTFANGTTVITTRTGTTGTTGTTGTTGTSVMTYSNGTTITTFANGTTVITTRTGTTGTTGTTGTAGTTVMTYSNGTTITTFANGTTVITTRTGTTGTTGTTGTTGTTVMTYSNGTTITTFANGTTVITTRTGTTGTTGTTGTTGTTGTTGTISTVSYMQYFISFGSENGDEVLVDISNGIGVGSQDDGIFFVDVEHIPFFDLTSNTRIQVRKIPYFSKLRIIK, encoded by the exons ATGGAATTGCAGAAAGAATCCAACGTTGGAATGCCAGGAAAATGGATTTATGGAGTAACCCACAAGT ataCCAAAGTACTAGTTGCCACAACCACAACTTTTTCAAATGGTACAACCATTACCACTTTTGCCAACGGTACGACTCATATAACCACTACAACTGGTACAACTGGCACAACCGGAACAACCGGAACAACCGGAACGACTGGTACCTCCGTTATGACGTATTCAAACGGCACTACCATTACCACTTTTGCGAACGGTACGACCGTTATAACCACTATGACTGGTACAACTGGCACAACCGGAACTACCGGAACAACCGGAACGACTGGTACCTCCGTTATGACGTATTCAAACGGCACTACCATCACCACTTTTGCGAACGGTACAACTGTTATAACCACTAGGACTGGTACAACTGGCACAACCGGAACGACTGGAACGACTGGTACCTCCGTTATGACGTATTCAAACGGCACTACCATTACCACTTTTGCCAACGGGACGACCGTTATAACCACTAGGACTGGTACAACTGGCACAACTGGCACCACTGGAACGGCTGGTACCACCGTTATGACGTATTCGAACGGCACTACCATTACCACTTTTGCCAACGGGACGACCGTTATAACCACTAGGACTGGTACAACTGGCACAACTGGCACCACTGGAACGACTGGTACCACCGTTATGACGTATTCAAACGGTACCACCATTACCACTTTTGCCAACGGGACGACTGTTATAACCACTAGGACTGGTACAACTGGTACAACAGGAACCACCGGGACGACTGGAACCACCGGAACAACGGGAACAATTAGCACTGTATCAT acatgcaatattttatttcatttggaTCAGAGAATGGCGATGAAGTATTAGTTGATATTAGCAACGGAATTGGAGTAGGCAGTCAAGACGATggaatattttttgttgatgttgAACACATCCCCTTCTTCGATTTGACATCAAATACCAGAATTCAAGTAAGAAAAATACCTTATTTCTCAAAGCTGAGGATAATTAAGTAA
- the LOC130614644 gene encoding uncharacterized protein LOC130614644 has protein sequence MRLQSESNVGVAGRWIYRVAKPLVVEDTVTTPPTGTPIACPAPATNACDGKQGNIVYPSRPDLFISCVTGSQPICQPCPIGLNFVESCNQCLQPGVTECVATLPPVTNTIPTVPFDGCTTERGRRHTTFYYFGYQNSILENV, from the exons ATGAGACTGCAGAGCGAATCAAATGTTGGAGTCGCAGGAAGATGGATTTATCGCGTTGCAAAACCAT tGGTTGTCGAAGATACAGTGACTACACCACCGACTGGCACTCCAATCGCAT gtccAGCACCTGCCACTAATGCATGTGATGGCAAACAGGGCAACATTGTATATCCAAGTCGTCCAGATTTATTTATCTCGTGCGTGACAGGAAGTCAACCAATTTGTCAACCGTGTCCTATTGGTTTGAATTTTGTAGAATCATGTAACCAATGTCTTCAGCCAGGCGTAACAG aatgTGTTGCAACCCTACCGCCAGTAACCAACACTATACCAACCGTGCCATTTGACGGCTGCACTACAGAAAGAGGTAGGCGCCATACCACGTTTTATTATTTCGGTTATCAGAATTCAATATTAGAAAATGTTTAA